AAGTCCTGGAGCTTCAGGTCTGACTTATCTGAAATATTGAGTATGGTATTCCCATAGTCTGAAGGCAAGGCAGAAAGGGTTAAAAGAGTAGGGCCAGaggcccctctccctctcccaaatCCTGTCTACCCTCCTGGCTACCTTCTCTCgttctcccttcccccactgagCCTGGAAAGGTGTTGTTTGCCTTGTGCTTGCTCTCCAGGGCAACCGGCCAggcagcaggtgtgtgtgtggtgaacaAGGCCATCTCTGGAGCAGAGTGACTAGAGATGAGCtttgtttaaatattaaagaagTTGATCATTAATCACGCCTGGCTCAGTGCCCAGCTACCCACTGTCTCTATTCGTGAGGgcctgggctggggtggggagagcCATGGGGAAGTTTTGTGAGGTTACTTGCATTTCAGGTGGTCAAACAAAGAGCCTTTTTGGGGCCTGGATTATGTAGACTGAAAGGGCATGAGAGAGGATCATCAGAGTGTGGTAGGCTATATAGAGAAGACAGTGCTTAGGAACTGGGCATCAGAAAGGAGTGTCTGGTCTACTGAAGGACAGTTTATAAGTGGATGGCAGTGGGTCCTTTTTCTAGAGATTCCTTGGGACCTGCAGCCCTAGACAAGCCCATAGCTAaagtccaaaacaaaacaaggatgtGTGGAGGGTTAGTTCTCCTATGGCTTGGTACGAAGGCAGCTTCAAAGGGATGTAGCCACTGACTCACTAAAACCATTGTTTTTGAGCCACTGTAGGAAAGTAGGGTTGGTTCGGAACCCAGAACACCCATGGATCATACAAAGTCAGTCACGTATGCCTGCCTCATAGCTTTGCAAACACCATCACACCTCACGGTCACAGATCTGCCACAGCTGCACCCAGTCACAGCTGGGCACTATACCTACAGCCCGAAACCCTCCCTATTCTCCAGCCTGTCTGTCTCAGACACCCCTCCACCCTATCCCCCAGTCTCTCACCAGTCTCCATGGTGGCTCCTCTCAGCTCTGTCATTCGCCTTTCATCCATGGAGGCTTCCTGGTATGTTGTATGACTATCCGAATGAGCAGGCCAATACAGCACAGCATAAGGATGAAGCAGAGGCCCAGCAGGAGCCACTGTTTCCGGGCTGCCTGCCGGGGCTCCATGGCTATGCCCAGGAAGTAAGTGTAGGGCAGGGTGCTAAGTATCACACTGTCTTTGTCCAGTGACTGTTTTTCCAAGTAGTACAGCCTGAAGCCCAGTGCCAGGATGAGGAAGAACATGATGAAACTTATGCTCAGCAGCACCCACTGCCCCAGGTATGCCTGGTCAGGCTCTATCTCCGTCCCCAGAAACGACACTTTGTTTGCAATTttttctgtgggaaaaaaaaaaaagaatagtcttACAGAGTAAGAAAGCCTAAAAGAAGTGGCTCTTGAGTCCCCTGTGGTAGCCAGGAAGGACATGATGGCCacagtcttctctctcagcctcaggCCACAGGTGAGGGAATTGTCCTGCAGTGAGGGGGCATGAGAatgcagaaggaagagaagatacAAGTGGGTAGGGTGACCTAACTCACAGAGCCCAGCTTTGGGGGCTCCTACCCTCTTACCAAGCTTGGCAGCCTAAGGAAACCACTGAGTAAAGAAGCGAGTGTGGACTTTGGAACTGGCTGAGATTGTCCTGGGCCTGGTACGGATGGGGGTCATCCAACTCTACTATCTGGCTCAAGCCAGGCCATGAACTGACTAGAGCTTAGTATTGACCCAGAGCAGGGCAGGGCCTAGATCTACATTAAAACTAAAGCCACAGTCAGCTTTGTCTAACCTTCAAAAGAGCAGCTGAAGTCTGGCCAGCCAAGGATGTCCCCTTGCTTCACGTTCTCAGTCACCAACCAGTTCAGCAGCGGCTTGAAGTAGGTCAAGAGGGCCTTGGTGGATATTTTGGCCTCTCCAGTCATCTCCTTTAGGACCTCCTGCCAGGGCCGGCTGGAGCCCAGCTTCAGGAGATCCCTGGGGGAGTAGAGTTGTCTGTGAGGCCATGTGGGAAGGTCAGCAGGTGCTGCTgagaccccacccacccacccgaGTAGACACAACTTTAATTCCTAACTTTGTCAGCCAGGACCCCAGAGCTCTCAGCACAGTAGATCCAATCACTCATTCTGAAGTAAGATTCACCTGGGTGTGGCTATCAGCTCTATCCTTGGGATGCCTTGGACAAATAGCTCATCTAAGCATCATCTCCGTAAGTGGAAGCAATAGTGCAGGGTTGCTTCACAGCGTGGTAGCATAAATAGATACCAACTGTTGCTGCTTACTGGTGTTAACTATTACTGTGGGCATCCTCATTCTAAACCCAAACAGGCAGCCGTTTGGAGCCTCTGCTCACGCTGATGTATTTGAGGTAGCAATAGTCCTTCAGCCCTTCTTGGTCACATAGGAAAGGATTGAGAGAATTCAAGTGCTGTGAGCACAGGAGGGTCTCTGTGTAACACCTGCATGCTGCACAAATATCAGCTGTCTTGAGGCACACCCAGGGCTTGGTGGCAGATGGCAGGCTCACTGCATTTACCATGGCGGGTGCAGAGGGTGCTAAAGGCTCTACCCTGGCCTTGACAAACAATAGCACTGGGCAGATGTTGACATTTCTCAACCTGTTGTTCCAGGTTCTGATCAGGAAAGGGATGGGAGCTGGAAGCTTAGAGGTCACTTTATAGGGGTACACTGGGTTCAAAACCCGGCAATGCTGCTTACAGACCATATAACTTTAGACATTTAAAGTCTCTCGGCCTTAGTCTTCTTATCAGTAACATGAGCTCCTGTGAGTGTCTGCCCATCACAGTAGTGAGTATCAAGTCACAAGATGGTGAAGGAATTTGTAACTTGAAGGGTTTGTGTGTGCTCCTTGAGAAACAGCTGGAGCCAGATGTGAGAACTGAAGGCCAACAGATGCTGGGCAGAAACCATGAGACACATTTGCCTAGCATgggtaaggccctgggtttgagtcccccagaattttaagaaaagaaacaaaggaagagaggaataagaaaagaaatcactGAGGGAAAATCTGTTAAGATTTAGTTATAGAGAAAAAAGGCAAAGAGTTCATCAAGagtgaaataaatagaaaaaaaaacccctctcAAATGGCTTGAGAATTTTTTAGATGCTGGTAAAGGCAAGAAACCTAGTGTAggccagggtctcactatgtagcccaggctaactttgaactcatGGTCTTCCTGCCATGACCTCctaggtgctaggattacaaagcTGTACCACCACATACAGTTGGGAGAATAGCTTTGGCTCTTGAGAATCTGCCCAAGAAGAAACAGCCCCCACAGACTATTGAGTTGTATGAAGAGAGCCCAGCTACACATGGCTAACAAAGGGCTGTAGCACTGGATGCTGGAcactgcctcagtctccaaaACGGCAACACCATCCACAGATGAGGACAGGGTTATCATGGCTAGGGGACTTTAAGAAATGAGCCAAGGTCCACTTTTACTGTCTATTCCCATCAGAACCAGCCCAAATACTTGCATGTAGGAGAATGGGTCCAGAGAGCAAAAACATATGAAAGCTATCCTAGGTAGAAGATTGGGAAagaatctccccccccccctttttttttcctgctccatCCCCATGAACCTGGGGACTTCAGGTGTTTTACCTTCTCCAACCACCTTTCCCCATACCTGAGCCCATAAATATCTCCATGCCCTGTCTTCAGTATACTAGGACTTGGGTCTTGGGCTCCTCACACTTGGCCGTTttgtgaattttctcttttacaaagtGAGATCTTTCTCCCATCAGGATGTTATGCAGCTGTCAAGGTGGGCCTGGTAACACctgcctccttcccccttcaCCCCCAAAGTTCCtcacttcccctcctcctcttcctgggtcTTCGCTGTTTCTGTTTAATCCTCCCCCAAACCTTGTGGCACTCCCTTTCTTAGGAGGCTCTCCTCTGCCCACTACCCAGTGGATGGTGCTCAAGATGCTCAGCTTGTCTTTTAGGACCAGGAGTGTAGACAGTGAAGTGGGGTGGAGACAGATGAACAATGCCACGCACTTTGGGGTTAAGTCAAACAGAGTCCTGGATGTCAAGTGTCCCCCCAAGCAAGTGGCATAAAGGGAAGTCAGCCATGAGCTGCTGAGGAGAAAACACAtcattttctcctgtgtctgcttttgGGGACAGACATTTCTTCTCTTCAGTTTCTAGCTGGACTTCTTGATCTTCTTCATATTCACCAAAGTCTCTTCTGTTCAGCCTCCCTTTTTAGTAGTTTAGGATTCGTTTATTTCATAGTCTATTGCCCTCTGCTGGACACAGGACGACTGATCAGCCATGTTCTAAGTAGATGCTAAGTGAACAAGACAAGCAGCTAGAGGTTGAATGAAGAgcccacttgtgtgtgtgtgtatacattcttATGTATACATCCATATGTATACACCCGTATTATACACCAGTATGTATACATCCGTATCCCTATGTATAGGGAAGGAGGAATTGACAGggagtggtggtgatgatggtgatggtgttgATGCTCATGTCATCGGACCTCTCTAGAAGCAAGGTCCAGAGGACCAATCCTTCTGCTCCATCTGGTGGTTGCAGATGGTTAAAGGTCATGGAGGAGCCATAGATAACCTCATATAAATAAAGCCAGGCAGAGtgactcatacctgtaatcccagcactccaggaaGGTAGGTATGGGAGGATCTCAAGTTTGactctagcctgggctacaagaccatatctcaaaaaaaaaaccagaagtaCAACTGAAAGTCTAAAATCTATGCAAGAGATACTAGGTCATATGTCGCTAACCCTCTGCAAGGCAAAAACAAAAGTCAGTGTCAAACAATCAAAGAAACAGACCCAAATCAATAGCAGTCAATAGACAAAGACCCAGCCAGTGGGCAGATGCCCCAACTCagtggtgggagagctggccttggaAGCAGAAGACCTGATGTTATCTCACCAGGGCCTGCATCCCTAGACTGATGGAGGTGACACTCCCCCTTTCTCGGAAACCTCTCCTCTGCCACTGCCTGGAGAATGGTGTCCAAGCCTGGAATCCAGGGTCTTCTCAGACCAGAGTATAGCTGGTGAAGCAGGGGACAGATCAACCATCTCTTTTTTTGCAACTGCTTTGCCATCAGTTCTGAATCCATGGCATGAACTTCCTTCTTGCTAAACGAATGACACACAATCAAGTCACTTCTCTGACCTTCAGTTTGATCACTTgtaaaaaacaaatgacaacttTCTACCTTACGAAGTTAAGAGTTACCAGTGGGAACATGGATGAGGAACTCAGAGTCTAGCTGGCAGAGAAAACGCCTCACACACTCAGCTCATGTCCTCTACCTACCCTTCCAAGTTGGCTTCAAGGCAAAACCTAGGACCACAACAACAGATCTGGAAAGGAATGGACTAAGCAGCAAGTACATGAGAAAAGACAGGAAGGTCAAAGTGGACCAAAGGCTGGCCGGAAGTGTGTCAAGAGACTGCAGTAAAAGTAGCTTCAGTTGGCCTGAAGCCAAGCTGAACACTTCAGTGAGGAGTCAGGAAAGACAAACGACCCAAGGGTGCCTCAAACACAGTCAGGCATTCACAAGGATAGAGTAAGGGGACTCTGGTGGTTaaatcagaaggcagaggtaggacaCCAGCCCTGGCTTTCCACAGAAGACAAGTGGATTTACTGTATATATGAATGCCTGCATGCTCAAAGCCTCTCTGATCACAGCAGGCTACATGAGAGAAAACAGGCTTGTGTTAATGTAGGAGAGAATGCAGTCTGGCATGAGAAGGCACTTCCACCAGAATGTCAGCTCAGTGCAGTTGCTCAGCCCCTTCCCCCCCACCGTGGCACTTTGGTATGGCGAGTCTGAAGCCAGAACTCCCTGTGAGGGAGATAGTAGGAGCTAAAAGAAACTGGGGAATGTGTGCACTCACCCCAAGATCTTCCCCGCCACCTTGGAGTTATAGATGTCGCACCGGTGCAAAGGACCCATGTGGCCTGAGGCCCTGCACAGTACTTCATGAAGTTGAAACTGCAGTACTAGGCTGAGAAAGTACCTGTGTAGAGGAAGGAGACGGCGGGCTGCAGAGAGGAGGCCTGGTATAGGCAGCCCAGACCTGCTGGGACACCAAGGAGCCATAAAGTTTTATCTTTATCTTAAAACTTTCTGGAACTCCTCCACCCAGTCCTCATGTCTCCCAGATCCCAGACAGCTCTGCCAACAGGGCCTAGACCTTTACCGGATGTAGGGCACATTGGCAGCAATGTGAAACTTGGCTCCTGGGTCAAAATCATCTTCTGACCGAGGGACAGGTGGGCACAGGCCTTGGTACTTCAACCTGGTGGGAGAAAGGCAGGAGGTTAGCCATGGGTCCTGGAAGGTTCTCAAAGCCTTGTTTGAAGTGCGTGTGTGTTCAGCCAGTCTGGGTCTGGCTTGCAGAGGCCATTCAGTGTATTTTCATCGGCTAGATAAGTGAGAACCTGCAGAATCAGGAATCGGAATGTTTAATAACAGTAGTTAACAGTGATTGAGCATGTAGACTGTTTGTGTGAATTCTCTTTTAACACTGGCCTGGTCTTTATGGAGATGCTATCAAGGGGCCAAGTGAGGTCAGGGCCCTACTTGCATCCATCCTAGTGATGAGATCAGACTATAGACTAGGAAACAGGTTATTTAATCTAAacagtgctaagaaaaaaaaaaaaaccagaaagcgggtgtggtagcacacacctttgatcccagcacttgggaggtaagtttgaggccagtctggtctatagagtgagttccagtcaTACCTTCTGGCCTTCTGTGGAGGGAGCAGGCAGCAAGGGCCTGCTTGTTAGTCATTGTTATAGCagaggtttttgcttttttgtttttttggtttattcctttggagacagaatctcatgtggtCCAGGCTGAGCCCCAACTGGCTACGTAGCCAACAAGCTGCTGGCCATGCCTGCAagactctgtcctctcctcctgcctcctgatcctcctgtgtccacttcaggtgctaggattacaggtatgcaccaccacacccagttacTGCTATGTTCTTGGAGAGGCCTAGATGACTTCATGGTGTGAGACTCCTGGCCACCCACAGAGCAGAGAGAGTCATTGCCAGAATCCCTATCTCACAGATAGAATCCTAAGAAGTTAAGAGATCTGCTCACTGCTGCCACGGGGTACAGAACTGGGCCCTATGGCTACCTGTGCTGTCTCTATGCACTTTATAAAGCCTGTATGCCTTTGCTTGGTGACAGCAAACAGCACACATTGCCTGGCTTTCCCAGGTTCCCAGGACATCAACACTTTACTCTTATCAGGCAGCCCTCTTTCCCACCTGAGATTCCACCACTCCTGGTTGTAGAAGTTCTTCGGAATAGTGCCATCAAAGATCTTCCAACGAAACAGGTCTATCAGGTAGCTGAAGGGGATGAAGGCAATCTTCTCCAGGGCGATGCCCAACAGGAAGTTGACCTCTTCCTCTGGGGATGGGGTCAGGGCAATCAGGAAGCAGCTTCTCGGGTCTTCCCTTCCTTCAGCCTTGCCCTGGGAGCTTTAGTCCCCTTCAGCCCTAGCTGAAACCCCAGACTCAGGCCATCCTCCTGTGACCCTTTGTCTCTCGTCACCTGAATCCTGGTGCTGTTGGCTGAGCAGACCTCTGGAGAGCAGGTGCTTGTGGGAGGAGGCTGAGAGGCTGATCATCGAACCCACGGCCTCTTCAAAGGCTGGGCTGGCACCTTCTTGGTAGATTACAGAGAGGTTCTGGTACTGCAAGAAGTACTGGATATGACCCATCTGGTGGAAGATGGACAGCAGGTCTTCTACGGTCACCTCGGTGCACTTCTTTACCCTAGAGTTAAAGGGTAGGGGTCAAGGAGCATGGGAATGCCCTGGGGACAGAAAGCTTCTTCATTCAAACTTCATTAAGGTATTAGGGCCATCAAGCTGAAGACCAGAAGGTCCTTGGCCACCATCTTTCCCCACTCTCTAGACCCTGTGCCCACCTAGTGACTATATCCGCTACTTTCCACACCTACCTTCTCTTTCGTGTTTCTGCATCTCACCCCACTTCCCACACCCCTGCTCTTCCCTGCTTACTCCTTGCTACATAGCCAGTGGGAAACCAGAAGAGGGGTAAGAGAAGGATGTGGATGAAGACCATGCCGGCTATAGACACCTGAAGTCATTAAACTTGTAGAAGTTCCAGGATGAGGTGTGGCACTCCACCTCCCGCCCATCAACTGGCTTCTCCATCATAGACTTTATCCAGAAATCAGACGGGGCGGACAACATTCCCATAGAGGTGAAGAATAAGTTAGCCTCTTCAAACATTTTTTCAGGCCTCCAGTGCTGTGAGAAAAAGAGGTTCTGTGGTTCTGCTGCCCGATTGCCTAGGGGCATTGTGGGACAGAGGGattgggtggaggtggggggacaTCCAGAGGTTCAGCACTGACCTGGCTCTTCATGATCCTTGTGATGTC
The nucleotide sequence above comes from Arvicanthis niloticus isolate mArvNil1 chromosome 6, mArvNil1.pat.X, whole genome shotgun sequence. Encoded proteins:
- the LOC117710946 gene encoding angiotensin-converting enzyme-like protein Ace3 isoform X2; this translates as MNLLWALLLVLLCHGQLLPWLRTVEEPSLDEFYSESQAKMFLQFYEQTARVVLNELMEATWSYVTNITKRNQENMLQKEAERSQFMLYFGIRARMFRMDHFLNPDVKRMLSKLQNIDKSALPTKDLLEYNRLLTYMETAYNSAEVCLDEGPCLPMEPDLEEIMATSRDQKELLWAWQGWRDAVGRQLRPIFEDYVHLSNKVAHYNGYEDMGALWRSKYESDTLEEDLEQLYKELQPLYLNLHAYVRRSLHRYYGPELIDLRGPIPAHLLGNMWAQSWDNILDLVLPYPNKPPEDITRIMKSQHWRPEKMFEEANLFFTSMGMLSAPSDFWIKSMMEKPVDGREVECHTSSWNFYKFNDFRVKKCTEVTVEDLLSIFHQMGHIQYFLQYQNLSVIYQEGASPAFEEAVGSMISLSASSHKHLLSRGLLSQQHQDSEEEVNFLLGIALEKIAFIPFSYLIDLFRWKIFDGTIPKNFYNQEWWNLRLKYQGLCPPVPRSEDDFDPGAKFHIAANVPYIRYFLSLVLQFQLHEVLCRASGHMGPLHRCDIYNSKVAGKILGDLLKLGSSRPWQEVLKEMTGEAKISTKALLTYFKPLLNWLVTENVKQGDILGWPDFSCSFEEKIANKVSFLGTEIEPDQAYLGQWVLLSISFIMFFLILALGFRLYYLEKQSLDKDSVILSTLPYTYFLGIAMEPRQAARKQWLLLGLCFILMLCCIGLLIRIVIQHTRKPPWMKGE
- the LOC117710946 gene encoding angiotensin-converting enzyme-like protein Ace3 isoform X1; translated protein: MNLLWALLLVLLCHGQLLPWLRTVEEPSLDEFYSESQAKMFLQFYEQTARVVLNELMEATWSYVTNITKRNQENMLQKEAERSQFMLYFGIRARMFRMDHFLNPDVKRMLSKLQNIDKSALPTKDLLEYNRLLTYMETAYNSAEVCLDEGPCLPMEPDLEEIMATSRDQKELLWAWQGWRDAVGRQLRPIFEDYVHLSNKVAHYNGYEDMGALWRSKYESDTLEEDLEQLYKELQPLYLNLHAYVRRSLHRYYGPELIDLRGPIPAHLLGKSQISGRVGTGERPLFLPLSFFTPFPGNMWAQSWDNILDLVLPYPNKPPEDITRIMKSQHWRPEKMFEEANLFFTSMGMLSAPSDFWIKSMMEKPVDGREVECHTSSWNFYKFNDFRVKKCTEVTVEDLLSIFHQMGHIQYFLQYQNLSVIYQEGASPAFEEAVGSMISLSASSHKHLLSRGLLSQQHQDSEEEVNFLLGIALEKIAFIPFSYLIDLFRWKIFDGTIPKNFYNQEWWNLRLKYQGLCPPVPRSEDDFDPGAKFHIAANVPYIRYFLSLVLQFQLHEVLCRASGHMGPLHRCDIYNSKVAGKILGDLLKLGSSRPWQEVLKEMTGEAKISTKALLTYFKPLLNWLVTENVKQGDILGWPDFSCSFEEKIANKVSFLGTEIEPDQAYLGQWVLLSISFIMFFLILALGFRLYYLEKQSLDKDSVILSTLPYTYFLGIAMEPRQAARKQWLLLGLCFILMLCCIGLLIRIVIQHTRKPPWMKGE